From the genome of Primulina eburnea isolate SZY01 chromosome 12, ASM2296580v1, whole genome shotgun sequence, one region includes:
- the LOC140807910 gene encoding protein REBELOTE-like isoform X3: protein MGKLGKKARKFAKKNLQSVLKQRRKTKALFKKKSSKGVSNDKKEKLVSLVEPSNERGTESRVTEHISLDAMFAENDNSDIVNESDSDGYLFEDSGCSNVEENGTEENLDETTTSTSSARNQNLFADVAILKKKLDRLKKKDPEFSKFLKTYDSRNEEFPNGDLYSDEDRSDEGELDEGGVVAEKGKLLTNSIVNTWFQMIKENRNQSAFISLLNAYRTACRYGAGSIGHRIDNSETFCNILVFTLSNADDTFRELLQLSSSNLMKEKILELKKVSKRESLKPLIKSYMRSTLFLLDQVTDRDILAFALTRFRSSLIFFAAFPSLVQRLMKVTVQLWATSGGFLSTASLLIIRDAAAMFSSIYFTTCLSKTMIAFISRSRVTEITDIKHMQFLRDSIVDLCSLDVQKSSVKAAASISQLAKLMQHGLQTKTKLPKHSLKSKHFQEESVRSAIEQLSLHFSQWSSHISFPDLACIPLICMRKFIETTTSESLRRLVKHLMDKVEQNVNFVQRKRDEVSFSPHDQQSVDSFLQLEKSSLNNYSFTNYHKSLQEKAAERV, encoded by the exons ATGGGGAAGCTTGGGAAAAAAGCGAGGAAATTTGCGAAGAAGAATCTTCAGTCCGTGCTGAAACAGAGACGAAAAACTAAGGCTTTATTCAAGAAGAAATCGTCCA AAGGTGTTTCGAATGACAAGAAGGAAAAATTGGTTAGTCTGGTGGAGCCTTCAAATGAAAG GGGCACTGAATCCAGAGTTACCGAACATATTTCTCTTGATGCAATGTTCGCTGAAAATGACAACAGTGACATCGTAAATGAATCAGATAGTGATGGTTATCTTTTCGAG GACTCGGGCTGTTCGAATGTTGAAGAAAATGGGACTGAGGAAAACCTTG ATGAGACAACTACTAGTACCTCTTCGGCTCGGAACCAAAATTTGTTTGCCGATGTGGCCATTTTGAAGAAAAAGCTGGATAGATTGAAAAAGAAG GATCCTGAATTTAGTAAGTTCTTAAAAACCTACGACAGCCGGAATGAAGAATTCCCAAATGGAGATCTG TACTCAGATGAAGATAGAAGCGATGAAGGAGAATTGGATGAAGGTGGAGTGGTCGCGGAGAAGGGGAAACTCTTGACAAATAGTATTGTTAATACATGGTTTCAAATGATTAAAGAAAACCGTAACCAATCTGCATTCATTAGTCTGCTGAATGCTTATCGCACAGCGTGCCGCTATGGCGCTGGATCAATTGGCCATAGGATTGACAACAGCGAAACCTTCTGCAACATTCTGGTTTTCACACTTTCGAATGCAGATGACACATTTCGAgagttgttgcagttatcatcTTCAAATCTCATGAAAGAGAAAATATTGGAACTGAAAAAAGTTTCAAAACGTGAAAGCTTGAAACCACTTATTAAGTCATATATGAGAAGTACATTGTTTCTGTTGGATCAGGTTACTGACAGAGACATTTTGGCTTTTGCTTTGACAAGGTTCAGATCTTCTCTAATATTTTTTGCTGCTTTCCCATCACTGGTACAAAGGCTCATGAAG GTAACCGTGCAATTGTGGGCAACAAGTGGAGGATTTCTGTCAACAGCTTCCTTGCTCATCATACGAGATGCTGCTGCCATGTTTAGTTCCATTTATTTTACCACCTGCTTGTCAAAAACTATGATAGCTTTTATTTCTCGGTCTAGAGTTACAGAAATTACCGATATCAAACATATGCAGTTTTTAAGAGATTCAATAGTTGATTTGTGTTCCCTGGATGTGCAAAAATCATCTGTTAAAGCTGCTGCTTCTATTAGTCAACTTGCAAAACTAATGCAACACGGGTTGCAAACAAAGACGAAG TTGCCCAAGCACTCCCTAAAATCAAAGCATTTCCAAGAGGAAAGTGTACGCTCAGCCATTGAACAGCTCTCACTGCATTTTTCTCAATGGAGCTCCCATATTTCCTTCCCTGACCTAGCTTGTATTCCACTGATCTGTATGCGCAAGTTTATTGAGACCACGACTTCTGAGAGTTTACGTCGTTTGGTAAAGCATTTGATGGACAAG GTGGAGCAGAATGTGAACTTTGTGCAAAGAAAAAGAGACGAGGTGTCTTTCTCTCCGCACGATCAGCAATCCGTAGACTCTTTCCTTCAG CTTGAAAAGTCCAGCCTCAACAATTATTCTTTTACCAATTATCACAAAAGCCTCCAGGAGAAGGCCGCTGAAAGGGTGTAA
- the LOC140807910 gene encoding protein REBELOTE-like isoform X1 gives MGKLGKKARKFAKKNLQSVLKQRRKTKALFKKKSSKGVSNDKKEKLVSLVEPSNERGTESRVTEHISLDAMFAENDNSDIVNESDSDGYLFEDSGCSNVEENGTEENLDETTTSTSSARNQNLFADVAILKKKLDRLKKKDPEFSKFLKTYDSRNEEFPNGDLYSDEDRSDEGELDEGGVVAEKGKLLTNSIVNTWFQMIKENRNQSAFISLLNAYRTACRYGAGSIGHRIDNSETFCNILVFTLSNADDTFRELLQLSSSNLMKEKILELKKVSKRESLKPLIKSYMRSTLFLLDQVTDRDILAFALTRFRSSLIFFAAFPSLVQRLMKVTVQLWATSGGFLSTASLLIIRDAAAMFSSIYFTTCLSKTMIAFISRSRVTEITDIKHMQFLRDSIVDLCSLDVQKSSVKAAASISQLAKLMQHGLQTKTKEAVKTICSWEYINCIDLWVRFISTNICDHDLQSSFFMTIQLIYALALMFPGPRYFPLRLKCLEWLNCLSSSNGKFIPLASLVLDILEYKVVKENRKAQNNFNIASVLKLPKHSLKSKHFQEESVRSAIEQLSLHFSQWSSHISFPDLACIPLICMRKFIETTTSESLRRLVKHLMDKVEQNVNFVQRKRDEVSFSPHDQQSVDSFLQLEKSSLNNYSFTNYHKSLQEKAAERV, from the exons ATGGGGAAGCTTGGGAAAAAAGCGAGGAAATTTGCGAAGAAGAATCTTCAGTCCGTGCTGAAACAGAGACGAAAAACTAAGGCTTTATTCAAGAAGAAATCGTCCA AAGGTGTTTCGAATGACAAGAAGGAAAAATTGGTTAGTCTGGTGGAGCCTTCAAATGAAAG GGGCACTGAATCCAGAGTTACCGAACATATTTCTCTTGATGCAATGTTCGCTGAAAATGACAACAGTGACATCGTAAATGAATCAGATAGTGATGGTTATCTTTTCGAG GACTCGGGCTGTTCGAATGTTGAAGAAAATGGGACTGAGGAAAACCTTG ATGAGACAACTACTAGTACCTCTTCGGCTCGGAACCAAAATTTGTTTGCCGATGTGGCCATTTTGAAGAAAAAGCTGGATAGATTGAAAAAGAAG GATCCTGAATTTAGTAAGTTCTTAAAAACCTACGACAGCCGGAATGAAGAATTCCCAAATGGAGATCTG TACTCAGATGAAGATAGAAGCGATGAAGGAGAATTGGATGAAGGTGGAGTGGTCGCGGAGAAGGGGAAACTCTTGACAAATAGTATTGTTAATACATGGTTTCAAATGATTAAAGAAAACCGTAACCAATCTGCATTCATTAGTCTGCTGAATGCTTATCGCACAGCGTGCCGCTATGGCGCTGGATCAATTGGCCATAGGATTGACAACAGCGAAACCTTCTGCAACATTCTGGTTTTCACACTTTCGAATGCAGATGACACATTTCGAgagttgttgcagttatcatcTTCAAATCTCATGAAAGAGAAAATATTGGAACTGAAAAAAGTTTCAAAACGTGAAAGCTTGAAACCACTTATTAAGTCATATATGAGAAGTACATTGTTTCTGTTGGATCAGGTTACTGACAGAGACATTTTGGCTTTTGCTTTGACAAGGTTCAGATCTTCTCTAATATTTTTTGCTGCTTTCCCATCACTGGTACAAAGGCTCATGAAG GTAACCGTGCAATTGTGGGCAACAAGTGGAGGATTTCTGTCAACAGCTTCCTTGCTCATCATACGAGATGCTGCTGCCATGTTTAGTTCCATTTATTTTACCACCTGCTTGTCAAAAACTATGATAGCTTTTATTTCTCGGTCTAGAGTTACAGAAATTACCGATATCAAACATATGCAGTTTTTAAGAGATTCAATAGTTGATTTGTGTTCCCTGGATGTGCAAAAATCATCTGTTAAAGCTGCTGCTTCTATTAGTCAACTTGCAAAACTAATGCAACACGGGTTGCAAACAAAGACGAAG GAAGCTGTTAAAACGATTTGCAGTTGGGAATATATTAATTGCATTGATCTGTGGGTTAGGTTCATATCAACCAACATATGTGACCATGATCTCCAGTCTTCATTCTTTATGACCATTCAACTTATATATGCCTTGGCTCTCATGTTTCCTGGTCCGAGATATTTCCCTTTGAGGCTTAAGTGCCTTGAGTGGCTTAATTGTCTCTCCAGTTCCAATGGTAAATTTATTCCACTTGCTTCACTGGTGTTGGATATTTTGGAATACAAGGTTGTCAAGGAAAATAGAAAAGCTCAAAATAACTTCAATATTGCATCGGTCCTGAAG TTGCCCAAGCACTCCCTAAAATCAAAGCATTTCCAAGAGGAAAGTGTACGCTCAGCCATTGAACAGCTCTCACTGCATTTTTCTCAATGGAGCTCCCATATTTCCTTCCCTGACCTAGCTTGTATTCCACTGATCTGTATGCGCAAGTTTATTGAGACCACGACTTCTGAGAGTTTACGTCGTTTGGTAAAGCATTTGATGGACAAG GTGGAGCAGAATGTGAACTTTGTGCAAAGAAAAAGAGACGAGGTGTCTTTCTCTCCGCACGATCAGCAATCCGTAGACTCTTTCCTTCAG CTTGAAAAGTCCAGCCTCAACAATTATTCTTTTACCAATTATCACAAAAGCCTCCAGGAGAAGGCCGCTGAAAGGGTGTAA
- the LOC140807669 gene encoding uncharacterized protein, which produces MAERANNEAATMTKNSSSHLDTGKADRHVWLMKCPPVVARAMQRHHHPPQPFTSAVPCPTVAKVIVAVDPLLPNDDSSTQFTMELAGATYENVPRCFSMDISKDVIPMAVFSESPEGNLSMKGKIYRKFDMKPHNKNIEDYAKLCHERMTKYMNRSRQVQIIDNDSGMHMRSMFRVVDVKASGTADKKKIPAKGPETKRTRRDPQEMEKIMFKLFEKQPNWTLKQLILETDQPEQFLKDMLKILCVYNNKGVNQGSYELKPEYKRSEDISASV; this is translated from the exons ATGGCGGAGAGAGCGAACAATGAGGCCGCCACGATGACGAAGAATAGCAGTAGCCATTTAGATACTGGTAAGGCGGACAGACACGTGTGGCTGATGAAATGCCCTCCCGTTGTCGCACGTGCCATGCAACGCCACCACCACCCGCCTCAGCCCTTCACCTCCGCAGTGCCATGTCCCACCGTCGCCAAAGTCATCGTCGCCGTGGATCCTCTCCTCCCCAACGATGACTCCTCCACCCAG TTTACAATGGAGTTGGCTGGTGCTACATATGAAAACGTGCCCAGGTGCTTCTCAATGGACATTTCCAAAGATGTTATTCCTATGGCAGTATTTTCTGAGTCACCAGAAG GGAACCTTTCCATGAAGGGGAAAATCTACCGGAAATTCGACATGAAGCCTCACAACAAAAACATCGAAGACTATGCAAAATTATGCCATGAACGAATGACCAAATATATGAATAGAAGTAGACAAGTGCAG ATTATTGATAATGACAGTGGAATGCATATGAGGTCGATGTTCAGAGTGGTTGATGTTAAGGCATCTGGAACAGCA GATAAGAAGAAGATTCCAGCAAAGGGACCAGAAACGAAAAGAACAAGAAGAGATCCCCAAGAGATGGAAAAGATCATGTTCAAGCTTTTTGAGAAACAACCAAACTGGACACTGAAACAACTGATTCTTGAGACTGATCAGCCTGAG CAATTTCTGAAAGACATGCTTAAGATTCTGTGCGTCTACAATAACAAGGGAGTGAATCAAGGATCTTATGAGCTGAAGCCCGAGTACAAGAGATCAGAAGACATATCAGCTTCGGTGTAG
- the LOC140807910 gene encoding protein REBELOTE-like isoform X2 → MGKLGKKARKFAKKNLQSVLKQRRKTKALFKKKSSKGVSNDKKEKLVSLVEPSNERGTESRVTEHISLDAMFAENDNSDIVNESDSDGYLFEDSGCSNVEENGTEENLDETTTSTSSARNQNLFADVAILKKKLDRLKKKDPEFSKFLKTYDSRNEEFPNGDLYSDEDRSDEGELDEGGVVAEKGKLLTNSIVNTWFQMIKENRNQSAFISLLNAYRTACRYGAGSIGHRIDNSETFCNILVFTLSNADDTFRELLQLSSSNLMKEKILELKKVSKRESLKPLIKSYMRSTLFLLDQVTDRDILAFALTRFRSSLIFFAAFPSLVQRLMKVTVQLWATSGGFLSTASLLIIRDAAAMFSSIYFTTCLSKTMIAFISRSRVTEITDIKHMQFLRDSIVDLCSLDVQKSSVKAAASISQLAKLMQHGLQTKTKEAVKTICSWEYINCIDLWVRFISTNICDHDLQSSFFMTIQLIYALALMFPGPRYFPLRLKCLEWLNCLSSSNGKFIPLASLVLDILEYKVVKENRKAQNNFNIASVLKLPKHSLKSKHFQEESVRSAIEQLSLHFSQWSSHISFPDLACIPLICMRKFIETTTSESLRRLVKHLMDKVEQNVNFVQRKRDEVSFSPHDQQSVDSFLQPQQLFFYQLSQKPPGEGR, encoded by the exons ATGGGGAAGCTTGGGAAAAAAGCGAGGAAATTTGCGAAGAAGAATCTTCAGTCCGTGCTGAAACAGAGACGAAAAACTAAGGCTTTATTCAAGAAGAAATCGTCCA AAGGTGTTTCGAATGACAAGAAGGAAAAATTGGTTAGTCTGGTGGAGCCTTCAAATGAAAG GGGCACTGAATCCAGAGTTACCGAACATATTTCTCTTGATGCAATGTTCGCTGAAAATGACAACAGTGACATCGTAAATGAATCAGATAGTGATGGTTATCTTTTCGAG GACTCGGGCTGTTCGAATGTTGAAGAAAATGGGACTGAGGAAAACCTTG ATGAGACAACTACTAGTACCTCTTCGGCTCGGAACCAAAATTTGTTTGCCGATGTGGCCATTTTGAAGAAAAAGCTGGATAGATTGAAAAAGAAG GATCCTGAATTTAGTAAGTTCTTAAAAACCTACGACAGCCGGAATGAAGAATTCCCAAATGGAGATCTG TACTCAGATGAAGATAGAAGCGATGAAGGAGAATTGGATGAAGGTGGAGTGGTCGCGGAGAAGGGGAAACTCTTGACAAATAGTATTGTTAATACATGGTTTCAAATGATTAAAGAAAACCGTAACCAATCTGCATTCATTAGTCTGCTGAATGCTTATCGCACAGCGTGCCGCTATGGCGCTGGATCAATTGGCCATAGGATTGACAACAGCGAAACCTTCTGCAACATTCTGGTTTTCACACTTTCGAATGCAGATGACACATTTCGAgagttgttgcagttatcatcTTCAAATCTCATGAAAGAGAAAATATTGGAACTGAAAAAAGTTTCAAAACGTGAAAGCTTGAAACCACTTATTAAGTCATATATGAGAAGTACATTGTTTCTGTTGGATCAGGTTACTGACAGAGACATTTTGGCTTTTGCTTTGACAAGGTTCAGATCTTCTCTAATATTTTTTGCTGCTTTCCCATCACTGGTACAAAGGCTCATGAAG GTAACCGTGCAATTGTGGGCAACAAGTGGAGGATTTCTGTCAACAGCTTCCTTGCTCATCATACGAGATGCTGCTGCCATGTTTAGTTCCATTTATTTTACCACCTGCTTGTCAAAAACTATGATAGCTTTTATTTCTCGGTCTAGAGTTACAGAAATTACCGATATCAAACATATGCAGTTTTTAAGAGATTCAATAGTTGATTTGTGTTCCCTGGATGTGCAAAAATCATCTGTTAAAGCTGCTGCTTCTATTAGTCAACTTGCAAAACTAATGCAACACGGGTTGCAAACAAAGACGAAG GAAGCTGTTAAAACGATTTGCAGTTGGGAATATATTAATTGCATTGATCTGTGGGTTAGGTTCATATCAACCAACATATGTGACCATGATCTCCAGTCTTCATTCTTTATGACCATTCAACTTATATATGCCTTGGCTCTCATGTTTCCTGGTCCGAGATATTTCCCTTTGAGGCTTAAGTGCCTTGAGTGGCTTAATTGTCTCTCCAGTTCCAATGGTAAATTTATTCCACTTGCTTCACTGGTGTTGGATATTTTGGAATACAAGGTTGTCAAGGAAAATAGAAAAGCTCAAAATAACTTCAATATTGCATCGGTCCTGAAG TTGCCCAAGCACTCCCTAAAATCAAAGCATTTCCAAGAGGAAAGTGTACGCTCAGCCATTGAACAGCTCTCACTGCATTTTTCTCAATGGAGCTCCCATATTTCCTTCCCTGACCTAGCTTGTATTCCACTGATCTGTATGCGCAAGTTTATTGAGACCACGACTTCTGAGAGTTTACGTCGTTTGGTAAAGCATTTGATGGACAAG GTGGAGCAGAATGTGAACTTTGTGCAAAGAAAAAGAGACGAGGTGTCTTTCTCTCCGCACGATCAGCAATCCGTAGACTCTTTCCTTCAG CCTCAACAATTATTCTTTTACCAATTATCACAAAAGCCTCCAGGAGAAGGCCGCTGA